A stretch of Brassica rapa cultivar Chiifu-401-42 chromosome A08, CAAS_Brap_v3.01, whole genome shotgun sequence DNA encodes these proteins:
- the LOC103835876 gene encoding protein NRT1/ PTR FAMILY 2.9, with the protein MEVEKTQENTIGGEDDESKIIYRGWKVMPFIIGNETFEKLGIVGSSSNLVIYLTTVFNMKSITAATVVNIYGGTSNFGTIVAAFLCDSYFGRYKTLSFAMLACFLGSVAMDLTAVINQLHPDKCAKEIGSVCKGPSIGQIVFLAGAMVLLVIGAGGIRPCNLPFGADQFDPKTKEGKRGIESFFNWYFFTFTFAQMVSLTLIVYVQSNVSWSIGLAIPAILMLLGCIIFFAGSKLYVKVKASGSPIHSITRVIVVAIKKRRLKLVGSSSDGLYNYIAKDFKNSKLSHTKQFRCLDKAAIQTPDDKLNIDGSPANPWNLCSVQQVEEVKCVIRVLPVWLSAALFYLAYIQQTTYTIFQSLQSDRRLGSGSFQIPAATYTVFLMLGMTIFIPIYDRVLVPFLRKYTGRDGGITQLQRVGAGLFLCIASMMVSAAVEQHRRNVALTRPPLGFAPRKGAISSMSGMWLIPQLVLMGIADALAGVGQMEFYYKQFPENMRSFAGSLYYCGIGLASYLSSFLLSAVHDVTEGSSGGNWLPEDLNKGKLEYFYYFVAGMMTLNFAYFLLVSHWYRYKDVVVKDKDMDKSCNEFDKVSV; encoded by the exons ATGGAGGTTGAGAAGACACAGGAGAACACTATAGGGGGAGAGGATGATGAGTCAAAGATCATCTACAGAGGATGGAAAGTCATGCCTTTCATCATTG GAAATGAGACATTTGAGAAGCTTGGAATAGTTGGGAGCTCATCGAATCTAGTCATCTACTTAACGACGGTTTTCAACATGAAGAGCATCACGGCGGCGACCGTCGTCAACATCTACGGTGGTACAAGCAACTTCGGCACCATAGTCGCCGCTTTCCTCTGTGACTCTTACTTCGGCCGCTACAAAACCCTTTCTTTCGCCATGCTCGCTTGCTTCCTC GGTTCTGTAGCGATGGATCTAACGGCTGTGATTAACCAGCTGCATCCAGATAAATGCGCTAAGGAGATAGGAAGCGTGTGCAAGGGGCCATCCATCGGACAGATAGTGTTTCTCGCCGGAGCAATGGTTTTGCTGGTGATCGGAGCCGGTGGGATCAGGCCATGCAATCTTCCCTTTGGTGCTGATCAGTTTGATCCCAAGACTAAAGAAGGGAAGCGAGGGATAGAGAGTTTCTTTAATTGGTACTTCTTCACCTTCACGTTTGCTCAGATGGTGTCGTTAACGCTCATCGTCTATGTTCAGTCAAACGTGAGCTGGAGCATTGGTTTAGCCATCCCAGCTATCTTGATGTTACTTGgttgcatcatcttcttcgcTGGCTCTAAGCTTTATGTCAAGGTTAAAGCTAGTGGCAGTCCTATTCATAGCATCACACGAGTCATCGTTGTTGCGATCAAGAAAAGGAGGTTAAAGCTCGTTGGTTCGTCTTCTGACGGTCTTTATAACTATATAGCAAAGGACTTCAAGAACTCGAAACTTAGCCATACAAAGCAGTTTAG GTGTCTTGACAAAGCGGCAATCCAAACACCAGACGACAAGCTGAACATAGATGGGTCACCAGCTAACCCATGGAACCTCTGCAGTGTCCAGCAAGTGGAGGAAGTGAAGTGCGTGATCCGGGTGCTTCCGGTTTGGCTCTCAGCCGCCTTGTTCTACCTAGCTTACATTCAACAAACAACCTACACAATCTTTCAGTCTCTTCAATCCGATAGACGCCTCGGTTCAGGATCTTTCCAGATCCCAGCGGCGACTTATACTGTCTTCTTGATGCTTGGAATGACAATCTTCATACCTATCTACGACCGCGTCCTTGTACCTTTCCTTAGAAAGTATACAGGAAGAGACGGCGGTATCACACAGCTTCAGAGAGTTGGAGCAGGCTTGTTTCTATGCATCGCAAGTATGATGGTGTCCGCAGCAGTAGAACAACACAGAAGAAATGTAGCTTTGACAAGACCGCCGCTAGGTTTTGCACCAAGAAAAGGAGCAATCTCATCCATGTCCGGTATGTGGCTGATCCCTCAGCTAGTGCTAATGGGTATCGCAGACGCACTAGCTGGAGTTGGTCAAATGGAGTTTTACTACAAACAGTTTCCAGAGAACATGAGAAGCTTTGCAGGTTCTTTGTATTATTGTGGGATTGGTTTGGCGAGTTACCTTAGCAGCTTTTTGTTATCGGCAGTGCACGATGTCACGGAGGGATCTTCTGGTGGGAACTGGCTTCCTGAAGATTTAAACAAAGGGAAGCTGGAgtatttttattactttgttGCTGGTATGATGACTCTAAACTTTGCTTATTTCTTGTTAGTATCACATTGGTACCGTTACAAAGATGTTGTGGTCAAAGACAAGGACATGGACAAGTCTTGTAATGAGTTTGATAAGGTTTCAGTGTAA
- the LOC103835877 gene encoding isochorismate synthase 2, chloroplastic — protein MNGCEASHKAPLGTVETRSLSTVTSLAAATEGLISAVSNLKSEPPPFSSGIVRLQVPVDQQIGALDWLHAQNDALPRSFFSRRSDSGRPELLQDLASENMNGICDANPVSVAGLGSAVFFRDHDPFSHDHWRSIRRFLSPNSPLIRAYGGLRFDPNGKAGVEWEQFGSFYFTVPQVEFVEFEGNSMLAATFAWEDELSWTLQNAIEALQKTLLEVSSVIVRLRRESLGVSVVSKNHVPSKGDYYPSVNSALEIIKEKYSPLSKVVLARSSRIITDTDIDPIAWLARLQCEGKDAYQFCLQPPGAPAFIGNTPERLFYRKHLGVWSEALAATRPRGDSEVSDLEIERDLLTSPKDDLEFSIVRENIREKLSAICDRVIVKPQKTVRKLARIQHLYSQLAGQLRREDDEFDILNALHPTPAVCGCPVDEARLLIKQIESFDRGMYAGPVGFFGGGESEFSVGIRSALVQKGLGALVYAGTGIVSGSDPSSEWNELELKISQFTKTLEHEPALQPIN, from the exons ATGAACGGGTGTGAGGCTAGCCATAAAGCGCCACTTGGCACGGTAGAGACGAGATCTCTATCAACGGTTACGTCACTAGCGGCAGCCACGGAGGGTTTGATATCCGCCGTCTCTAACCTTAAGTCCGAACCTCCTCCGTTCTCCTCCGGTATTGTCCGATTGCAG GTGCCGGTTGACCAGCAAATCGGGGCACTCGACTGGCTTCATGCACAGAATGATGCTCTTCCTCGCAGTTTCTTCTCTCGGCGCAGCGACTCTGGCCGTCCAGAGCTTCTCCAGGACTTGGCTAGCGAGAATATGAATGGAATATGTGATGCTAACCCGGTCAGTGTTGCTGGACTCGGGTCTGCTGTATTTTTTCGTGATCATGACCCATTCTCTCATGATCACTGGAGATCTATCCGAAG GTTTCTGTCTCCGAACTCTCCTCTGATTCGTGCCTACGGTGGACTTCGGTTTGATCCCAACGGGAAAGCTGGTGTTGAATGGGAACAGTTTGGCTCCTTTTACTTTACAGTGCCGCAG GTAGAGTTTGTTGAGTTTGAGGGAAACTCGATGCTGGCTGCAACTTTTGCTTGGGAGGATGAGCTCTCATGGACGCTGCAAAATGCCATTGAAGCTCTTCAGAAGACTTTGCTTGAGGTTTCTTCTGTAATAGTAAGATTAAGGCGAGAATCATTAGGAGTTTCTGTTGTTAGTAAGAACCATGTTCCTAGTAAAGGAGACTATTACCCTTCTGTAAATAGTGCTCTGGAGATCATTAAGGAAAAATATTCGCCACTAAGCAAG GTTGTGCTTGCACGGAGCAGCAGAATCATTACAGATACAGACATTGATCCTATTGCTTGGCTAGCACGGTTGCAG TGTGAAGGAAAAGATGCGTACCAGTTCTGTCTTCAGCCACCAGGTGCACCAGCATTCATAGGTAACACG CCCGAGAGACTCTTCTATAGGAAACATCTAGGTGTCTGGAGTGAGGCTTTGGCTGCAACCAGGCCTAGAGGTGATTCAGAGGTTTCTGATTTGGAGATAGAGCGTGACTTACTAACCAG TCCCAAAGACGATCTTGAATTCTCCATTGTGCGAGAGAATATAAGAGAAAAACTTAGT GCCATATGTGACAGAGTAATTGTGAAGCCCCAAAAAACAGTGAGAAAGCTTGCAAGAATACAACATTTATATTCTCAGTTGGCTGGTCAGCTTAGAAGAGAAGATGACGAG TTTGACATCTTAAATGCTTTGCATCCCACGCCAGCTGTCTGTGGATGCCCAGTAGATGAAGCAAGACTTTTGATTAAGCAGATTG aGTCATTTGATAGAGGAATGTATGCTGGACCTGTTGGGTTCTTTGGTGGTGGAGAGAGTGAATTTTCTGTAGGCATAAGATCTGCTTTAGTCCAAAAG GGTCTTGGAGCATTGGTCTATGCTGGAACAGGAATAGTTTCAGGAAGCGATCCATCCTCAGAGTGGAACGAGCTTGAGCTTAAAATCTCTCAG TTCACTAAAACACTTGAACATGAGCCAGCTTTGCAGCCGATCAACTAA
- the WRKY61 gene encoding probable WRKY transcription factor 61 yields MQTFQKAKEYQRRIMEKEEFLGSGHGREERNEEMRKLDSDQEHDHIIRSKLDSIKVEMEEAKEENRRLKSSLSRTKKEFEILQTQYNQLMVIIHEDPNKFSPKGYNQHKEEDEEDKERTSDREDLVLLSLGRRLKSPVPSGSMTNKEEKMKDFMKETDDDKRINEQGLSMGFEYKDLSNPSEKLEVDHNQEKTSLEVSNSNKIQSENSFGFKNDGDEHEDKEEPLPQNIAKKTRVSVRARCETPTMNDGCQWRKYGQKIAKGNPCPRAYYRCTIAPSCPVRKQVQRCSEDLSILISTYEGTHSHPLPMSATAMASATSAAASMLLSGASSSSSAADLHGINFSISSNSITPKPLLQTSSGHPTVTLDLTTTSSSQQPLLSMLNRFSVPPSNVPRSNSYPSTNLSFSNNTNTLMNWGGGSNRNEQYRAPYGNISTHQQSPFQHMIQTRAAGLSFDTFGRSSSSSPHPTQNSLDNVNFKNITHDQVQSLPAETIKAITTDPNFQSALATALSSIIGGDLKIDNVTRSEAEKSP; encoded by the exons ATGCAGACCTTTCAAAAAGCTAAAGAATATCAAAGGAGAATAATGGAGAAGGAAGAGTTCTTGGGGAGTGGTCatggaagagaagaaagaaacgaGGAGATGAGAAAACTTGATTCTGATCAAGAACACGACCATATTATTAGATCCAAG TTGGACTCAATTAAAGTCGAAATGGAGGAGGCTAAAGAGGAAAACCGAAGGTTAAAATCATCATTGAGTAGGACAAAAAAGGAGTTTGAGATCCTTCAAACACAATACAACCAATTAATGGTAATAATACATGAAGACCCGAATAAGTTCTCACCAAAAGGCTATAATCAAcacaaagaagaagatgaagaagacaaagaaagAACTAGCGACCGTGAAGATCTTGTCTTGTTGAGCCTAGGTAGACGGTTAAAATCACCGGTTCCAAGTGGCTCAATGACaaataaagaagagaaaatgaaagacTTCATGAAGGAAACCGATGATGACAAAAGAATTAATGAACAAGGGTTAAGTATGGGATTTGAATACAAAGATTTGAGTAATCCTAGTGAGAAGTTAGAGGTTGACCATAATCAAGAAAAGACGTCCTTGGAGGTTAGTAACAGTAATAAGATCCAATCAGAGAATAGTTTTGGGTTTAAGAATGATGGAGATGAGCATGAAGATAAAGAAGAGCCATTGCCTCAAAACATTGCTAAGAAAACTAGGGTTTCTGTGAGAGCAAGATGTGAGACACCGACG ATGAACGATGGATGTCAGTGGAGGAAATATGGCCAGAAAATAGCTAAAGGGAATCCATGTCCTCGAGCTTACTATCGTTGTACCATTGCACCTTCTTGTCCCGTAAGAAAACAG GTGCAAAGATGTTCAGAAGATCTGTCTATACTTATCTCAACTTACGAAGGAACACACAGCCATCCACTTCCCATGTCAGCAACCGCCATGGCCTCTGCCACTTCCGCCGCAGCCTCCATGCTCCTCTCCggagcctcctcctcctcctccgcagcCGATCTTCATGGCATTAACTTCTCTATCTCCAGCAatagcatcactccaaaaccacTCCTCCAAACTTCTTCAGGCCATCCCACCGTCACTCTCGACCTCACAACCACCTCCTCGTCCCAACAACCACTCTTATCAATGCTCAATAGGTTCAGTGTTCCTCCTAGTAACGTCCCAAGATCTAATAGTTACCCTTCAACCAATCTCAGCTTTTCAAACAACACCAACACTTTGATGAATTGGGGTGGTGGTAGTAACCGCAATGAGCAATACCGTGCACCTTACGGCAACATTAGCACCCATCAACAATCACCTTTCCAACATATGATTCAAACCCGAGCCGCCGGATTATCATTTGACACATTTGGAAGATCTTCCTCATCGTCTCCACATCCCACACAAAACAGTCTAGACAACGTCAATTTCAAGAATATTACTCATGATCAAGTGCAATCTTTACCGGCGGAAACAATCAAGGCCATCACGACAGATCCAAATTTTCAATCGGCCTTGGCGACTGCTTTATCTTCCATCATAGGCGGCGACCTAAAGATAGATAATGTGACTAGAAGTGAAGCCGAGAAGAGCCCTTAA
- the LOC103835880 gene encoding protein IQ-DOMAIN 31 translates to MGKPARWLKSVLLGKKSSKSSGSKDKERVVNGKEVVVVSRIEESDVVSDLPSFGNATVSTSSAVVEETQNTEREVVSDDEIQLPESQVLPTESPTAASVVVPDDLLSDSDKIQQEVAATTLQAAFRGYLARRAFWALKGIIRLQALIRGHMVRRQAVATLCCVMGIVRLQALARGKEIRRSDIGVEVHRRCLENKLPEDSVVETHTYLGIKKLTANAFAQKLLASSPNVMPVHLDNDSSNSIWLENWSASCFWKPVPQPKKTSVRKTQKKFEGDFAKPKKSVRKVPAPNLDSSSAGAQTAFEFEKPKRSSFRKFSTSQSVELPPLEEPPQVDLEKVKRGLRKVHNPVVENSIQPQPSPEKEIEKPALALKEPVTVSTFDEEEKETVVEILHTHGPLETNEAAPDSPLVNQIEESQENVMAEEKEDVKEERTPKQKKSAGKENKKSVKKDSPVSATTTTQAAECQESSNGNQSSTPGLPSYMQATKSAKAKLRLQQGSSSPKQQGAEKVTRRYSLPSSGNNARVTSDSPKTTRVSNSGGKTGKKTEKPLGREGNGKTTQVEWKR, encoded by the exons ATGGGAAAGCCTGCAAGGTGGTTAAAAAGTGTGTTACTTGGAAAGAAATCATCTAAATCTAGTGGTTCTAAAGACAAGGAG AGAGTTGTGAATGGAAAAGAGGTAGTGGTTGTTTCCAGGATTGAAGAATCCGATGTGGTTTCGGATCTTCCATCCTTTGGTAATGCAACAGTTTCCACCAGTAGTGCCGTGGTAGAGGAGACACAGAATACAGAACGTGAAGTGGTTTCAGACGACGAGATACAACTTCCTGAGAGCCAAGTCCTACCAACAGAATCTCCAACTGCTGCTTCTGTTGTTGTTCCTGATGATTTGCTATCAGATTCAGACAAAATTCAGCAAGAGGTTGCAGCAACAACTCTGCAGGCTGCCTTTAGAGGCTACTTG GCTCGACGTGCTTTCTGGGCATTAAAAGGTATAATAAGGCTACAGGCACTTATCCGCGGCCACATGGTAAGGAGGCAAGCTGTTGCGACTCTGTGCTGTGTAATGGGAATTGTCAGATTGCAAGCACTTGCTCGAGGAAAAGAGATCAGACGTTCTGACATTGGTGTTGAAGTTCATAGGAGATGCTTG GAGAATAAACTTCCTGAAGACTCTGTTGTTGAAACACATACTTACCTTGGAATCAAGAAGCTAACTGCAAATGCTTTTGCTCAGAAG CTTCTAGCTTCTTCTCCAAACGTGATGCCTGTGCACTTAGACAATGATTCTTCCAACTCAATCTGGTTAGAGAACTGGTCAGCCTCTTGCTTCTGGAAACCAGTTCCTCAACCGAAGAAAACATCAGTCAGGAAAACTCAGAAGAAGTTCGAAGGGGACTTTGCTAAACCAAAGAAGAGTGTTCGCAAAGTCCCTGCTCCCAATCTTGACAGTTCCTCCGCTGGTGCACAGACAGCATTTGAGTTTGAGAAACCAAAACGCAGCAGCTTCCGCAAATTCTCAACAAGCCAATCTGTGGAGCTACCACCACTAGAAGAGCCTCCTCAAGTTGATCTAGAGAAGGTGAAACGTGGCTTGAGGAAAGTGCATAACCCTGTAGTTGAGAACTCTATCCAACCTCAACCATCTCCAGAGAAGGAGATTGAGAAGCCAGCTCTGGCTTTGAAAGAGCCTGTGACTGTGAGTACCTTTGATGAAGAGGAAAAGGAGACTGTGGTGGAGATACTACACACTCATGGACCATTGGAGACCAATGAAGCAGCACCTGATTCTCCATTGGTGAACCAAATCGAAGAGAGCCAAGAGAATGTGATGGCTGAGGAGAAGGAGGATGTGAAGGAAGAGAGAACTCCCAAGCAAAAGAAGTCAGCTGGGAAGGAGAATAAAAAATCAGTGAAAAAGGATTCTCCGGTTAGTGCCACTACTACTACTCAAGCTGCTGAGTGTCAAGAGAGTAGTAATGGGAATCAGAGTAGTACCCCGGGACTACCGAGCTATATGCAAGCGACTAAATCCGCAAAAGCAAAGCTGAGACTTCAACAAGGGTCTTCTTCCCCTAAGCAACAAGGGGCTGAGAAAGTCACTAGACGTTACTCACTACCGTCTTCAGGTAATAATGCAAGAGTCACTTCTGATTCTCCTAAAACAACAAGAGTCTCAAACTCTGGTGGCAAAACCGGGAAGAAGACCGAGAAACCTTTGGGCCGAGAAGGCAACG GAAAGACAACTCAGGTAGAGTGGAAGAGATGA
- the LOC103835881 gene encoding mini zinc finger protein 3, whose product MKKRQVVIKQRKNSYTTTSSSSNVRYIECQKNHAANIGGYAVDGCREFIASGGEGTDDALTCAACRCHRNFHRREVETEVVCEYSPPN is encoded by the coding sequence atgaagaagaggcaAGTCGtgataaaacaaagaaaaaactcaTACACTACGACTTCGTCTTCGAGCAACGTCCGTTACATTGAGTGCCAGAAGAATCACGCAGCTAATATCGGTGGCTACGCCGTTGACGGTTGCCGTGAGTTTATCGCAAGCGGCGGCGAAGGAACCGATGATGCTTTGACGTGCGCTGCTTGTCGCTGTCACCGGAATTTTCATAGGAGGGAAGTTGAAACGGAGGTTGTTTGCGAGTATTCTCCTCCGAACTGA
- the LOC103835882 gene encoding LOW QUALITY PROTEIN: protein transport protein SEC31 homolog A (The sequence of the model RefSeq protein was modified relative to this genomic sequence to represent the inferred CDS: deleted 1 base in 1 codon) — MSCIKRVDRSAYVAMAPEAPFMAAGTMAGAVDLSFSSSSNLEIFELDFNSEDHEMKLLGQCSSSERFTRLAWGSYGSGSEETPYGLIAGGLVDGNIGLRNPITLIRSESNESAHVRYLSKHKGPVRALEFNVISPNQLASGDDDGTICIWDLANTSEPSHVLKGSGSYTQGEISSVSWNREFKHVLASTSYNGTTVIWDVNNKKVITGFKNSESSDRFKGLISCSVLQWDPDNCNQIMIASDEDSSPSVKLLDIRYPQSPVRTFVGHHRGVIAMEWCPSDSLYLLTCARDNRTIFWNTKTGQIVAELPTTNNSNFDVHWSPKIPGVVSASSADGNISIYNLEGCSRNGSGENNLIDAAPLLTAPKWWKRPVSASFGFGGKLVSSNSKLPEASVVFLHNLATEQSLVNRITKFETEIVNGEKTSLMSLCKKKSEETESEEEKETWSLLKIMLEEDGNAKTKLRTHLGFSLPSEDQEHYATYSSENVEEEISDPLFDDAIQRSLIVGDYKEAVAHCLSANKMADALVIAHVGGTTLWESTLDKYLKMSNAPYMKVFSAMVNNDLMSLVHTRPAKLWKETLALICTFAEGDEWTSLCDALASHLLPSGFTLAATLCYICAGNVDKTVDIWLRSLEKDNAGESYSERVQDLMEKTIVLALATENKRFSASLHKLFESYAEILASQGLLATAIKFLKLLEPGDFSSELSILRERFSSVYQEPTQTQPNPYNQQSFTPAPVTNAEPSRTTLVSLNPPPHQQRTMDFHSSTRYTNATYNPPPGLHLNSKIHQTVVQQVELMVPAQRVAVQPPPAPVAPPPTVQTADTSNVPAHQKHIVATLTRLFKETSDTLGPAKKRDIEGISRKVGSLFAKLNNEDISKHAAEKLSLLCQALDKHDFVAALQIQAHLASTEWDECNFWLLPLKQMIKGRQNVR, encoded by the exons ATGTCTTGCATAAAGAGAGTTGATAGATCCGCGTACGTTGCCATGGCACCAGAAGCTCCGTTCATGGCTGCCGGAACGATGGCCGGAGCCGTTGATCTGTCTTTCAGCTCATCCTCCAACCTCGAGATCTTTGAACTCGATTTTAACTCCGAAGACCACGAGATGAAACTATTAGGTCAGTGCTCAAGCTCCGAGAGGTTTACTCGACTCGCTTGGGGAAGTTATGGATCCGGATCCGAGGAAACTCCCTATGGTCTCATCGCCGGTGGCCTCGTCGACGGGAATATCGGTTTACGGAATCCAATCACTCTGATTCG ttccGAGTCTAATGAAAGTGCGCATGTTAGATACCTTTCAAAACATAAAGGGCCA GTTCGTGCTCTTGAGTTTAATGTTATCTCCCcaaaccaacttgcttccggggATGATGATGGCACGATTTGCATTTGGGATTTAGCAAATACTTCAGAGCCTTCCCATGTCCTAAAG GGTAGTGGATCTTATACGCAAGGTGAAATCTCCTCTGTTTCATGGAATAGAGAGTTTAAACATGTTTTAGCATCGACCTCATATAATGGGACTACTG TGATATGGGACGTGAATAACAAGAAGGTTATAACAGG ATTCAAAAATTCCGAATCGAGCGATAGATTTAAAGGTCTCATTAGCTGCTCAGTTTTGCAATGGGATCCTGATAATTGTAATCAGATAATGATTGCATCAGATGAAGACAGTTCACCTTCTGTGAAG CTTTTGGACATAAGGTATCCACAATCACCTGTTCGCACATTTGTTGGCCACCACAGAG GTGTGATTGCAATGGAGTGGTGTCCAAGTGACAGCTTGTATCTACTTACCTGTGCTAGAGACAACCGAACTATTTTCTGGAACACAAAGACAGGACAG ATTGTGGCTGAGTTACCAACTACAAACAATTCAAATTTTGATGTTCATTGGTCCCCAAAGATACCTGGAGTTGTATCAGCATCTTCAGCTGATGGGAATATTAGCATCTATAACCTTGAG GGTTGCAGCCGCAATGGTAGTGGAGAGAACAATCTTATTGATGCAGCTCCTTTATTAACAGCACCAAAATGGTGGAAGCGCCCGGTTAGTGCATCTTTTGGATTTGGAGGAAAGCTTGTGTCATCTAACTCAAAGCTCCCTGAGGCTTCTGTG GTTTTCTTGCATAACCTTGCCACAGAACAAAGTTTGGTGAATCGAATAACTAAATTTGAAACTGAGATAGTAAACGGAGAGAAGACTTCACTAATGAGTTTGTGCAAGAAGAAATCTGAAGAGACCGA ATCCGAGGAGGAGAAAGAAACATGGAGCTTGCTGAAAATCATGCTTGAAGAGGATGGGAACGCAAAGACGAAGTTGCGTACCCATCTTGGCTTTAGTTTACCTTCTGAGGATCAAGAGCATTATGCTACATATTCTTCTGAAAACGTAGAAGAAGAAATCTCTGATCCATTATTTGATGATGCCATCCAACGTTCATTGATTGTGGGAGATTACAAGGAAGCAGTAGCTCATTGTTTATCTGCAAACAAGATGGCTGATGCTTTAGTTATTGCTCACGTTGGTGGTACAACTTTGTGGGAGAGTACTCTTGATAAATATCTGAAGATGAGCAATGCACCTTACATGAAg GTGTTTTCTGCAATGGTGAACAATGATTTAATGAGCCTTGTTCATACAAGGCCAGCTAAATTATGGAAAGAAACTCTTGCTCTCATCTGCACT TTTGcagaaggagatgaatggacAAGCCTCTGTGATGCTCTTGCCTCACATTTGCTGCCTTCTGGTTTTACTTTGGCTGCAACTCTGTGCTACATTTGCGCCGGAAATGTCGACAAAACAGTAGACATATGGTTGAGGAGCCTTGAAAAAGACAATGCTGGAGAATCTTATTCTGAGCGTGTTCAA GAtcttatggagaagactattGTCCTTGCTTTGGCAACCGAGAACAAGAGATTCAGTGCCTCTTTACACAAACTCTTTGAGAGTTATGCTGAGATACTGGCCAGCCAAGGACTTCTTGCAACGGCTATAAAGTTCTTAAAACTTCTTGAGCCTGGTGATTTCTCATCTGAACTTTCAATATTGAGGGAACGGTTTTCA AGTGTTTATCAGGAGCCAACTCAGACGCAGCCAAATCCATATAACCAA cAATCCTTCACTCCAGCTCCAGTAACCAATGCTGAGCCATCAAGAACTACTTTAGTTTCTTTAAATCCTCCTCCTCATCAACAGAGAACAATGGATTTTCATTCATCTACT AGATACACAAACGCAACATACAATCCACCACCTGGTCTACATCTTAACTCTAAGATTCACCAAACTGTTGTTCAACAAGTGGAACTCATGGTTCCAGCACAGCGGGTAGCTGTGCAACCACCCCCTGCACCTGTAGCTCCACCACCGACTGTTCAGACAGCGGACACTTCCAATGTACCAG CTCACCAGAAACATATAGTGGCTACATTGACAAGGCTTTTTAAAGAGACATCAGACACATTAGGTCCTGCCAAGAAGCGTGATATAGAAGGTATCTCAAGAAAAGTAGGATCTCTGTTTGCGAAACTCAATAATGAGGACATCTCGAAGCACGCTGCAGAAAAACTCTCTCTGCTATGTCAAGCTCTAGACAAACATGACTTTGTTGCAGCTTTGCAAATACAG GCGCATCTGGCGTCCACCGAATGGGATGAATGCAACTTCTGGCTCCTACCACttaaacaaatgataaaaggaAGGCAAAATGTTCGATGA